One Urocitellus parryii isolate mUroPar1 chromosome 9, mUroPar1.hap1, whole genome shotgun sequence DNA segment encodes these proteins:
- the LOC113193555 gene encoding sperm motility kinase 3A-like gives MKIKINSKVMENISTNEYIYLIMEHTGGGQLMDLILQNDGMQDEEAHRLFRQIVHAMQYFHQKGIVHLDLKPENMGVDAGSNITFIDFDLSTRFTAGKKLKKFFGTVLHVAPEIIQEKEYKGPQADIWSLGLLLYAMLTGKCSFEASSNREVKKLIKQGTYDIPPHVSEGPQSSLCEVLTVDPMQRPTIDYVMKHPWLTQGEETSPSPPPEALLKLLDPAIFENHDQHGLRPLKYLGIHGNVGNSITEWQHTSSLSAREPRRSPAHSR, from the exons atgaagataaaaattaactcaaag GTCATGGAGAATATATCTACCAACGAATATATCTACCTTATCATGGAGCATACAGGTGGGGGACAGCTAATGGACCTCATCCTACAAAATGATGGCATGCAGGATGAGGAGGCCCACAGACTGTTCAGGCAGATTGTGCATGCCATGCAGTATTTCCACCAGAAGGGCATTGTGCACCTTGACTTGAAGCCAGAGAATATGGGGGTGGATGCTGGCAGCAACATCACATTCATCGACTTTGACCTGAGCACCAGATTCACAGCTGGGAAGAAGCTGAAGAAGTTCTTTGGCACTGTCCTCCATGTTGCCCCTGAAATCATTCAGGAGAAGGAATATAAGGGCCCACAGGCAGATATCTGGAGCCTGGGTCTCCTTCTCTATGCTATGCTCACAGGAAAATGCTCTTTTGAGGCAAGCAGTAATAGGGAGGTGAAGAAGCTGATCAAGCAGGGAACATATGACATTCCCCCACATGTCTCCGAGGGACCCCAGAGCTCCCTCTGTGAGGTACTCACAGTGGATCCCATGCAGAGGCCCACCATAGACTATGTAATGAAGCACCCATGGCTGACCCAGGGTGAGGAAACTTCACCCAGTCCTCCTCCTGAGGCACTCCTCAAACTCCTAGATCCTGCAATTTTTGAAAACCATGATCAACATGGGTTGCGACCATTAAAATACCTGGGTATCCATGGCAATGTAGGAAATTCAATAACAGAATGGCAACATACCTCATCCTTAAGTGCCAGAGAACCCAGAAGGAGTCCTGCACATTCCAGGTGA